The window GCGCCTTTTGGATTACCGTCCTCCAAAATCTCGTGTCATTTGTTTTGATGAAAAAGGAACTATTGTTATCAAAGCATATCCTGGCAGAAGTTGGAGTAAAAAAACCCCTAAAATCCCTGCGAAACAATCTATTAAAGGTAAAACGGAACTTCTTGGTGCCTATGACTTCCACAATGGGAAACTTTGGGTTCGTTTCTTTAAGAAAAAAACCGCTAAGGAAATTATATTGGTACTTGAGTTCTTGCGTAAACGATATAAAGGATATCGTCTCTATATTATCCTCGATTGCTGGAGAGCACATTGTTCTAAATTACTCAAAGAATATGTCAATC is drawn from bacterium and contains these coding sequences:
- a CDS encoding IS630 family transposase — encoded protein: MDYRPPKSRVICFDEKGTIVIKAYPGRSWSKKTPKIPAKQSIKGKTELLGAYDFHNGKLWVRFFKKKTAKEIILVLEFLRKRYKGYRLYIILDCWRAHCSKLLKEYVNHQSITLVELPTNASWLNPIERIFSEIQNQVLANSNFQSVSETKQSIRKYVRK